A single window of Syntrophotalea acetylenica DNA harbors:
- a CDS encoding M24 family metallopeptidase: MQVPLSELQQRLNCFRSQMDSTEPDWQAAVIFGKVNQYYFTGTMQDGLLWIPRGDEAIYWVRKSIERARDESLFPRIEPMNSFRDVAATVGNMPARLHLECELVPLAMLRRFQKYIPVSDIRSIDGAMAAVRAVKSDYELNLMERSGEIHRRILEERVPAMLREGMSEAEFAAALYPVMVEEGHHGVARFGMFQTEMALGNICFGESSIYPNYFDGPGGSYGLHPAVPLLGSRTHKLGKGDLVFVDICCGVDGYHTDKTQTYMFGGPIADEAIAAHRECVAIQNRITEQLRPGAIPSAIYKQVMDSLSDEFLQNFMGYGARPARFLGHGIGLQIDETPVIAKGFDEPLQEGMVLALEPKKGIEGIGMVGVENTFIVTAEGGRCITGTHPGLLKVY, translated from the coding sequence GACTGGCAGGCAGCGGTCATTTTCGGCAAGGTTAATCAGTATTATTTCACCGGCACCATGCAGGACGGCCTGTTATGGATTCCGCGCGGCGACGAGGCAATCTACTGGGTACGCAAGAGTATCGAACGGGCCAGGGATGAATCGCTGTTTCCCCGCATCGAGCCCATGAACAGCTTTCGTGATGTCGCTGCGACAGTCGGAAATATGCCCGCCCGCCTGCACCTTGAGTGCGAGCTGGTGCCTCTGGCTATGCTGCGCCGCTTCCAGAAATACATTCCCGTTAGCGATATCCGGTCCATTGATGGGGCCATGGCAGCCGTACGGGCGGTCAAAAGCGACTACGAGCTGAACCTTATGGAGCGTTCCGGGGAGATACATCGCCGCATTCTTGAGGAGCGGGTGCCGGCCATGCTCAGGGAGGGCATGAGTGAAGCGGAGTTTGCAGCAGCGCTCTATCCGGTGATGGTCGAAGAGGGCCATCACGGTGTGGCTCGGTTCGGTATGTTCCAGACCGAAATGGCCCTGGGCAATATTTGTTTTGGCGAAAGTTCGATCTATCCCAACTACTTCGACGGCCCGGGTGGCAGTTACGGTCTACACCCGGCGGTGCCGCTGCTTGGCAGTCGCACCCACAAACTGGGCAAAGGCGATTTGGTTTTTGTCGATATTTGCTGCGGTGTGGACGGTTATCATACCGACAAGACCCAAACCTACATGTTTGGCGGGCCGATTGCCGACGAGGCGATTGCCGCTCACCGCGAATGTGTGGCGATTCAGAACCGGATCACCGAACAGCTTCGACCCGGGGCCATCCCCTCGGCGATCTATAAGCAGGTCATGGACAGCCTGAGCGACGAGTTCCTTCAGAATTTCATGGGATATGGCGCCCGCCCGGCCCGTTTTCTCGGCCACGGCATCGGTCTGCAAATAGACGAGACTCCGGTCATCGCCAAGGGATTCGATGAGCCGTTGCAGGAAGGGATGGTGCTTGCTCTGGAACCTAAAAAGGGCATCGAAGGGATAGGTATGGTCGGTGTCGAAAATACTTTCATTGTTACTGCTGAAGGGGGGCGCTGTATCACAGGCACACATCCCGGATTGCTGAAAGTATATTGA